From a single Miscanthus floridulus cultivar M001 chromosome 8, ASM1932011v1, whole genome shotgun sequence genomic region:
- the LOC136472772 gene encoding anthranilate O-methyltransferase 2-like — protein MKVERDLHMSRGDGEDSYASNSRLQEKSILKTRPVLHKAVAAAHASSLSSSGGAMVVADLGCSSGPNTLLVVSEVLGAVADRREDLAMAAAGCSQPPATHVQFFLNDLPGNDFNLVFQSLELFKKLAVKDKGDALPPYYVAGLPGSFYTRLFPDRCVHLFHSSYCLMWRSKVPDELAGGAVLNEGNMYIWETTPPAVVALYRRQFQEDFSLFLRLRHRELVSGGQMVLAFLGRKNKDVLRGEVSYMWGLLGQALQSLVKEGRVEKEKLDSFNLPFYAPSVDEVRDVIRQSQAFDITHIQLFESNWDPHDDTEDDGDLVLDDVQSGVNVAKSIRAVIGPLIAHHFGEHVQDDLFELYAKNVAVHLQEVKTKYPVIVVSLKAISCATKNQAS, from the exons ATGAAGGTAGAGCGCGACCTCCACATGAGCCGGGGCGACGGCGAGGACAGCTACGCCTCCAACTCCAGGCTTCAG GAGAAGTCCATACTGAAGACGAGGCCGGTGCTACacaaggccgtggcggcggcgcaCGCGTCGTCGCTCTCCTCCAGCGGCGGTGCCATGGTCGTCGCGGACCTCGGCTGCTCGTCGGGGCCCAACACGCTGCTCGTCGTCTCCGAGGTGCTCGGAGCGGTCGCCGACCGCCGAGAGGATCTGGCGATGGCCGCCGCCGGCTGCAGCCAGCCCCCGGCGACGCATGTGCAGTTCTTCCTGAACGACCTGCCCGGGAACGACTTCAACCTCGTGTTCCAGTCGCTGGAGCTGTTCAAGAAGCTGGCCGTCAAGGACAAGGGAGACGCGCTGCCGCCGTACTACGTCGCCGGGCTGCCAGGCTCCTTCTACACCCGGCTGTTCCCGGACCGCTGCGTGCACCTCTTCCACTCCTCCTACTGCCTCATGTGGCGCTCCAAGGTCCCCGACGAGCTCGCGGGAGGCGCTGTCCTCAACGAGGGCAACATGTACATCTGGGAGACCACGCCgccggcggtggtggcgctgTACCGGAGGCAGTTCCAGGAGGACTTCTCGCTGTTCCTCAGGCTGCGCCACAGGGAGCTCGTGTCCGGTGGCCAGATGGTGCTGGCGTTCCTCGGCAGGAAGAACAAGGACGTGCTCCGTGGCGAGGTCAGCTACATGTGGGGCCTCCTCGGGCAGGCTCTTCAGTCCCTCGTCAAAGAG GGCCGTGTGGAGAAGGAGAAACTGGACTCCTTCAACCTGCCGTTCTACGCCCCGTCGGTGGACGAAGTGAGGGACGTGATTAGGCAGAGCCAGGCATTCGACATCACCCACATCCAGCTCTTTGAGTCCAATTGGGATCCGCACGACGATACGGAGGACGACGGCGACCTCGTGCTCGATGACGTCCAGAGCGGCGTCAACGTCGCTAAGTCCATCAGGGCCGTGATCGGGCCCCTCATCGCGCATCACTTCGGCGAGCACGTACAAGACGATCTCTTCGAGCTGTATGCCAAGAACGTCGCAGTGCACCTCCAGGAAGTGAAGACCAAGTACCCTGTCATCGTCGTTTCCCTGAAGGCGATTAGTTGTGCAACAAAGAACCAAGCCAGCTAG